From uncultured Desulfobacter sp.:
TGGTCCAAAAACTTTCATGTTGTCGCGGGGTGACCTGGAAAAAAGATCCAGTTACCCCAGGACGGTTACTCAATAATAACGTTTTTGTCAATTTGCCCAATTTTTGGCGTTGGAAAAATTTTAGTCCTCAAAAACTTTGATGATTGAGTGTTATAAAGAAAAGTGGTCAGCTATTTCACTGTGACGTTTGCAGCAGACGGCCCTTTGGGGCCCTGTTCAATGTCAAATGTGACCTGATCGCCTTCGTTCAGGGTCTTAAAACCTTGTGCGTTAATGCCTGAATGATGAACAAAGACATCTTTTCCACCATCTTCTACTTCGATAAAACCAAAACCTTTAGTTTCGCTGAACCACTTTACTGTACCGTTTGCCATGTTGGCGGTCTCCTAAATAAAAAAATAAAAATTTGCTTCTAACTTTGGGGGCAATCACAGAAAATATATGAGATATACACCTTAGGGTAAGGAACATATGCATATACAAAACATGCATTCTTCGCATCATACCTGAAAAATGAAGAATGTCAAGTATATTGTGAATTATTATAATTATAATCCGAAAGCCTGGTATCGGTACCGGCTTTGTTCATGTCGGCTTGTTGTGAGTCAAATAGCCTGGAGGTAAATGTTTAAACAGGCGATTTTGATTGCCGTTCGCATCAATATAATTGCCTGTGTCACCTTGCTGGGCAGCATCAATATCGGCAACCGGCAGCCGGACAACCTGAACAGTGAAAAGATCCTTGCCTTCATGGCGATACAGGGTCCTGTGAAATGGTTCATAGTAGGGTGTTACCGCAAGGGAGCCACCATAAAAACCTGTGTTGCAGATCACCACATTGCAGAAAATGGTCTTTGATAGGGAATCGGCCAGATGATAAAACGATTCAATGTCACGATTATAGGCCAGGACAAAAAGGTGGTGGATCTTCCCCCGGTAAACCATATATCGTTCCACGTCCATAAAGTCATAACAAATGCAGACACCGATGCGACCGAACCGACCTGCGTCAAACAGCCAGATGGTCTGGTCGGCTTTGAAAGTAAAACCTGAATGCCCGATACCGGTTTTTTCGGCAGGGGCAATATAGGTTTTCCCGAAATAAAAAGTACTGCATCGTTTACTGGCCTGTTTTTCTGGCCACCTCTGGGGGACGATGACCAGGGCTTGATTTCCGACGATGCTGTTTCCATGATCCAGGGTATAATCCATACCGGCTATCACGATAGAGCCGATGTTTCTGCACAGCGCCAGTAAGCGGCTTCGAAAGCAAAGCGGCACAGCCAGTTCGGGAAGAATGATAAATTGCGGCGGTACATCCATTTCAGAGAGAATATGGAATCCCTGCCTGATTTCCCTCCAGGCATGGTCAGACTCCGCCGCTGTCATTTTTGGATAATTTTGCCATGCGATCTGGGCATTGGTGGTTGTTTGAACCAGGCCGAGTTGCAGATAATCAGTCAGTGATTTTTTCGTTTCGGTCATGTCATTCTCCAATATCCGTTGTCCAGTCCGGTCGTGTAAAGTGTTCCAGTTGAACGGGTACAAGTTGCCTTGGGATACGATGTTGAAGGGTCAGCTGATATCTTTCCAACACCTGCCTGGCTTTTCGGACATAGGATTGGAACATCTTTAAATTCATTATTTGCGGCGGATCAAGTGCAGTATCCTCGTCATATTTTGTTGGCAGAGAAGGCCTTGTCAGGGCTGTTTCCAGTTGTCGGGGGAGCAGACAGGCTTCCAGAATCGCGTGTGTCCAGGATGAAAACGGGGTGTTTCGCATTCCGGCCCGTACCAGAGGAAAATACTGCCATTCATGCCCTCGTACATTCCAGACTGCCGGCCAGTTAAATGAATGGGTTACCAGTCCCAACAGCAACAGGCCAAAGCCCCGGATCATGGCAATTTCAGGCGTGGTCTTTGCAATCTCTGACAGAGTAAACCTGTATCGATAGTCGTCAACCCGGTCTGTTCCCCTCAAGTGAAGGAGAAACGGTTCCTCACGTATCTGGTCCCGCCAGTAGTCCCAGGTCAACACGGTTTTTCTTTCTTTTGTCCATTTTTCTGGAACAAGAATATTTAAAGGATGCAAGGGATATTCGTCGTTTTCATCGCCCTGAATAAAGGTTTTCACTTTTTCCGCTATTTGATCGGCAAGTTCAAGGGCCGTCCATTCGGTGACCCGTGGGTCATAAAGGTTTTCCTTGTATTTCTGACGGCTCCAGTAAGCCCATTTTTCAAGGGTTATCCATGAGTCATCACTGCTTTTCTTTATGATCCTGAGTGTTTTTTCTTCACCTTGGGTGATTGCTGAACCGCGTCTGTATTTATACTGAACCGGATCAGTCCCCTGAAGTAGTTCATACAACCATCCGGCATGGTCTTTTTTTGTGAAGGCGTCTTTCGCCAGGCAGGCCTCAATTATTTTTTCTGTTTTGACTTTTCGCGTTGCATTGTGGGGGTAGCGAAACAATAGGGGGCACGTGCAGGGCTCGTCTATTCCCAATTTACAGACCACAGCTTTCCATACTGGCCCTGGGCCTCTTCCCATGGGGGCATTAAGCCTGGTTTCGGCCCACCATGTCCATGCCGAAAGAGGAACTGAGGTCTGCGCAGCCCATTTTTCCGGTGATGCGGACCAGTCAATGGCTTCGCACTTTGCCGCCAGACGCTGCATTGACCGAAAATCACTGTCAGTTATCAATTCGTTTTCCGCCTCCTGAAGATACAGGAGCGCACTTCCAAAACCGCACTGCATCAAGTTAAGGGCATTTTGTTCATACAATGCGGGTTCTACGTCTTCCGGCAGGGTGACCGGTTGCCTTAACAATGTTTGTAAATACGCATATGCTGCCTGACGCCGGTAGATTAAATGATCTTTATGCGACATGTTGACAGCGCACTGGACAGCCTGATTGGCCATAAGGCGACAGATCAGAGCCCTTATATGACCTGCGCCTGCGGAGTCGCGTCGGGATAATTGCTCAAGCTCATTATGAATCAATGTCAGATCGGTATGTCCGGAAAACCGGCAGTATTCCAGCAGATAAATCCAGAGATTAAGTTTCTCCTGATGACTGCGTAGCGCTTTCAACAGCATCAAAAAGATATGCATCTGACGTTTGCGTTGCTTTCGGGTATTTGCAGAAGAGAGCTGTTGATGCTCTTTTTCAAGATGTTTAATTTTCTGCTGTAACTGCTGGAGGCTTTTACGTGTTGCGACGGCTTCCTCTGTGTCTTTACGAAGTCCCTGTAATCGCTTGCAAAGAGAACCCTCATGCTTTTTTGTTTCAAAAAGCCCGCGTTCAATCGGGCACAGATTGGCCTGGTTTCCTAAAACTTCCTGGGGCACAGACCAGGCAAGTTTGCGGGCGATGCTGTCGATCTGGAAATCATAACTGTCGGCAATGCCTGATGCCCGGCCAAGCAGCAGGTTTTCCATTTTGTCAATGTACAGCGCTTTTTCCCGTTGCTCCAGGAGATCAAAATTCAGATCCTTTATATTAGTCAGCATCTTCAGGGTCCTGGTTATAACCGGAAGGGGATTGGTATTGTCCAGGAGCGCATCTTGAGTTGCCTGATGTCTGGATTCTTCGTTTGGTATTCCAGATTGAATTGTATGGTTTCGACATATAGAAAGGGACTGTGGTTCAATGGATTTCCAGTCCGGTGTGGTCCCGCATCCATGATCTTCTAAAAGCGCCTGGTATTCTTTTATCCAGTTAACCAGACTTGAGAAATCCCGGGAAAGAAAACAATGATCAACACCAAAGCGAAAGTGGGCAATCGTTTTTTTACGGATATCAGGTGCCGGAACTGATTCTGGAGCAATAAGGCGTTTTGTTATCGCCTGCTCCACTGCCATAAGCGCGACATTTTGCAGGAAATCGGAAACTGCCAGGCCTGCAGGAATGGTGGTCAGGGCTAATTTTTCCGTGCTTAAGCCGCCGCCTGTAGGCGGATTGGTTTTCCAGCATTGCCGGTCAACCCTGAAATGTAAAAGCTGGGAAGCAAGTTGATGAATTTGGGGTTGAAATTCGGTTGAATAGGCAGAAATATTATCTGCAACAGCTGCAAGACTTCCTTTTGAAATACAGGCTTCAAAGGAGATTTGGGCCATGTAAACTTTGTTGTTCGTTCCTGTTGGCCAGTAATTTTCCTGCAGGTAGGGCAGCTGCTGACTGCCGGCAACATAACGCTCCTGTTCAAACACGCTACGTTCCGGCGCTTCAAGATCTTCAGGAACTAACAATCCGGCCATCGCTCTATCTGTAAGAAAAATATGGCGCTGATACAGGGACCAGGCTGCCAGGGAATTGCGATAGAGGCGTCCGCTGGAATGTCTGTAACCGCCGTTTCTGGTGATAACCGTGCTGTTTTTTTGTTCATCCCAGGTGGATTTATGGAGACGACCACCATAGCTCCAGGGCGGCATCTGATCGTCCAGGCCTGGGCCGATAACGTTCAAAAAGGCGATCCAGGCCACCTGATCGCGAATAGAAATGTCATAAATGAGGCCTGCACGCTCACCATTTTTGTTGGCATGGGACGGCAGCGGAAGGGGACGAATCGGTTCGGTCTGGTAGGTTAATTTTTTGAATTGACGGGCAATTGCATCTAATTCTTCTTGCAGGTTCGCTTCAAAACAGGATAGTCGGTAATCGTCAATCCAGGTGTGGACGGACTGCATATAGCGTTGATACTTCAACCATGCCCAGTACAGATTTTGAGGGCAGGTCAATAAGGCTTCCAGTGAACAGCCGGCATTTGATGTGGTCATGGGATTGCCTTATTTTTCATATGCCTTGAATCCGGACGATCGCAGTGCCGTTCTTTTCCTTCCGTCCTGCCGGATGATCAGGCATTCGGTGTTTTCAAGGCTGTTGATAAGCGTCAAGGCCTGGTGGATATCCATGACCATGAGTGCCGTGGCAAGACCATCGGCGACGGTGCAGGTATCGGAAATAACCGATGCCGACACCACCGCATTTTCAACCGGATAACCGGTTTTCGGGCTGATAATGTGGGAGTAGATCTGTCCGTTTTTTTCGAAATAGTTTCTGTAATTGCCACTGGTGGCAATGGCCTTGTTGTCCAGGCGCACTTTTTTGTACAGACCTGAATTCAAAAAGCCTTTTTCGGGGTTTGTTATGCCCACGACCCACGTTTTGCGATGCTTGTTTACTCCTGCACCGGTCAATTCTCCGCCGATCTCCACAAGATAGTTCTCAATGCCGCCTTCCCTGATCAGGCGGGCAATTTCATCCACGCCATACCCTTTGGCTATGGAGCCTAAATCCAGTGTTATGCCGGGTACTGTTTTGGTCAGGACATGATCCCCGATTTTAAGTTTGTTAAAACCAATGCGTTTAAGTGCTGTTTTGATTTCTGCTGGT
This genomic window contains:
- a CDS encoding FAD:protein FMN transferase, with product MPETKYITTSIFALMLFIGTTLLLPAQSLATQEYVFTGQTMGTTYAVKLVSAKPLSKSLWQKKINLRLKQINARLSMYQKDSELSRFNAAPTGQIFRISADFYQVLEQCRNLHTLTAGAWDGTVKPLVDLWGFGTKGRRETPPKPAEIKTALKRIGFNKLKIGDHVLTKTVPGITLDLGSIAKGYGVDEIARLIREGGIENYLVEIGGELTGAGVNKHRKTWVVGITNPEKGFLNSGLYKKVRLDNKAIATSGNYRNYFEKNGQIYSHIISPKTGYPVENAVVSASVISDTCTVADGLATALMVMDIHQALTLINSLENTECLIIRQDGRKRTALRSSGFKAYEK
- a CDS encoding cold-shock protein is translated as MANGTVKWFSETKGFGFIEVEDGGKDVFVHHSGINAQGFKTLNEGDQVTFDIEQGPKGPSAANVTVK